One segment of bacterium DNA contains the following:
- the surE gene encoding 5'/3'-nucleotidase SurE produces the protein MRILLSNDDGVHARGLRALREALAPLCELWVVAPASQQSASSHSLTLHTILRRHELEERVYAVEGTPADSVLMAINDLMQAAPPDLVISGINHGPNMGEDVHYSGTVAAAIEAAILGVPALAVSVAAFRGQIFAGATRFLCELVQRHPERLTLPGTLLNVNVPNLPPEAIRGVAVTRLGSRFYGDVILRKEDPRGREYFWIGGEAPTWREGEDSDFHAVHKRHEISVTPLALDLTDHAMRGRLAAWAERWPGA, from the coding sequence ATGCGCATCCTGCTCAGCAACGACGACGGCGTCCACGCCCGCGGCCTCAGGGCCTTACGCGAGGCGCTGGCCCCGCTCTGCGAGCTGTGGGTGGTCGCGCCCGCCTCGCAGCAGAGCGCGAGCAGCCACAGCCTCACCTTGCACACCATCCTGCGGCGACACGAGCTCGAGGAGCGCGTCTATGCCGTCGAGGGCACGCCCGCCGACAGCGTGCTGATGGCGATCAACGACCTCATGCAGGCGGCGCCCCCCGACCTCGTGATCTCGGGGATCAACCACGGCCCGAACATGGGGGAGGACGTGCACTACTCCGGCACCGTGGCGGCCGCGATCGAGGCCGCCATCCTCGGCGTGCCGGCGCTGGCCGTCTCGGTGGCGGCCTTCCGGGGGCAGATCTTCGCGGGGGCCACTCGTTTCCTCTGCGAGCTCGTCCAGCGGCACCCGGAGCGGCTGACCCTGCCCGGCACTCTCCTCAATGTCAACGTGCCCAACCTGCCGCCGGAGGCGATCCGCGGCGTTGCGGTGACGCGCCTGGGCAGCCGCTTCTACGGCGACGTCATCCTGCGCAAGGAGGACCCCCGCGGGCGCGAGTACTTCTGGATCGGCGGCGAGGCGCCCACCTGGCGCGAGGGCGAGGACTCCGATTTCCACGCCGTCCACAAGCGCCACGAGATCTCGGTGACCCCGCTGGCCCTGGACCTCACCGATCACGCGATGCGCGGGCGGCTCGCGGCCTGGGCCGAGCGCTGGCCGGGCGCATGA
- a CDS encoding protein-L-isoaspartate(D-aspartate) O-methyltransferase — protein sequence MSGGREGDEYAVARERMVARLRAQALAGEEVLAAMAELPRHLFVDAALAGRAYGRDALPIGYGQTLSHPEVVARMTEALLPEAGLRALEVGTGSGYQAALLAALGLEVWTVERIAGLLARAEPLWERLGVAGRIHARHADGYRGWPEAAPFARVIITAAPRELPRALFGQLGDGGLLVTPLGGEADQRLLRFRLRGERAFREDLGACSFVPMLGRTVGTA from the coding sequence ATGAGCGGCGGGCGCGAAGGGGACGAGTACGCCGTCGCGCGGGAGCGCATGGTGGCGCGCCTACGGGCGCAGGCCCTCGCGGGTGAGGAGGTCCTCGCCGCGATGGCGGAGCTGCCGCGTCACCTCTTCGTCGACGCCGCGCTCGCAGGGCGCGCCTATGGCCGCGACGCGCTGCCCATCGGCTACGGGCAGACGCTGTCCCACCCCGAGGTCGTCGCCCGAATGACGGAGGCCCTGCTGCCCGAAGCGGGCCTGCGCGCACTCGAAGTCGGGACGGGTTCGGGCTACCAGGCGGCCCTCCTGGCGGCGCTCGGTCTGGAAGTCTGGACCGTCGAGCGCATCGCCGGGCTGCTCGCCCGAGCCGAGCCGCTCTGGGAGCGGCTCGGCGTGGCGGGTCGCATCCACGCCCGGCACGCGGACGGGTATCGCGGCTGGCCAGAGGCGGCGCCCTTCGCGCGGGTCATCATCACCGCAGCGCCGCGGGAGCTGCCGCGCGCCCTCTTCGGCCAACTGGGAGATGGCGGCCTGCTCGTGACGCCCCTCGGCGGCGAGGCCGATCAACGCCTGCTGCGCTTTCGCCTGCGCGGGGAGCGCGCATTCCGGGA